cccttctcatcgttgaaaaaatcttgtcaatcgcgttgagagaccaactgaccaggtccatttttaatcatttccagaaaaaaatgcagaagcactgtacacccaaagacagtcaaagagccttggggataagatggggaggagaggaggaaaaaagtgtctgtactctccaagagctggaagaagtacatttaaagagcaagtcaccccccaaatcaacttttttctgataaactatataaatgcatgtctaattgtgttgcagacacgtgtagtcaatttagcactttagtgcattttagttaaaattttaattttctgcctaaaactgtcagtgttgtgccattgtcaggtaaaaactctgcactgcatttgaatttaaatctgccatcgctattggctaagaggtaccctagaacattagctggtactagagccctgcactgaagccctcgggtcggctcggctcgacggcccgagggccgggcttcgggccaacgactgtgtaattacctcggacacgggccgggcgcctttatttttaatcgaattcataaaaaactgaaacacttgaacgcagcagcacctgcctgcttctcgcgcaccggcacccgttagctcagttaaggtgtgtgtggtttataaacgtgccgatataaacaaattctcaaactgctgattgaaacgtgtgcccctattctaatacgccattttatgtccactttgatgtcagaaaccattcgtttattctcatgaaaacggcagcattctgtttttctgtgaataaattcgctctgcagttaaataaatacagcattcattgctgggtttttctaactggagagcgcattttcagagcggcagattaaatttacaaacgcatccattaatatagtgttcgtaaattttaTCTGCCGCTcggaaaatacgctctgttagaaaaaaaagctgcattgatgctggttttcttttcttttttttttttactgcagaacgcttctcacagataattataacgctgagcattctatcacgctaaaacgttatgaaaggttaaaaaaaaagtcgggctcgggtcgggccagagaatcctgagaaCCTTTTCGGacagggtcgggctggggctccaccccctcgggccgggccggacacgggctcagattttaggcccgtgcagggctttaGCTGGTaccatgatgtcacaatgttgtgagtgtgtgtgcttgttagcggctccgccctctcgatctgctaggcaacagcatttgttgcatttttcaaacaggaagtgggagtggagcaaTATTCTGGTATCAGATTcttaatgctgttgcctagcagaccgagagggcggagccgctaacaaatacacacaggctcacaacgacattgtgacaaacCCGCTAAcactctagggtacctcttagccaatagcggtggcagatttatttCAACtgcagcaagggcgtcagtttgttttcagaattgctggggacaataaccatgcaattgagtggggtttaaaaattgctgggaacaataaagtaggctagcacaggggtcggcaccccgcggctctggagccgcatgcggctcttccatccatctgatgcggctctctgtgcttgtaaacaaacatcagagctttatactggacactgtgttcagcgcggctcggagcgcccacggtggacattgggctgaagatctgtagaggggttcgcagtgcagaaccacggtgcatgtgataagatttcctcccactgaagcagtctggaaacccggtctctctgagggatgtgtcccctggaaaaatgttccctgattatgaaactttggctgaacagcgcttgttcccgtctctaatatggagacgcatgacgcatccagtctgaggcagaatagcctcttcagctcagaaagcacctgtagagacatttgatcacgcacaaagttcatgtggagcagaagcggtcgggccacggcaggtgaaacgttcctagcctacatgaagtgtaattgtttaattgtaacattaatgtgttactggacacgctggtctggttggttagaccagtgtttgaagtggaaaacacacacacacacacacacacacacacacacacaccaattaaaataatgctgatagcatggactagaagacaggtgatggtttacgtatttaaatgatcaggctgatgtaaaatgtaatctccatccacatccaggcagaattatcctctattctttctctatttgctctgctcttgtctgggctgacatagCTGACGGTGCGTGCGGCACGTGtagtggctgtgatgcacattttacgcatttggagaggtggggatgctttgcttttactggaagatggtccacttaacgcacgggtgtagactacatattaatgacaaatgaatgaaaattaaattgggagtttttacttcatattttagaaataaaaatgacggaggaaaacatttatgacgtcttttttaaacgaaattttctagcgcgacctgcctgcttcagttaagtcgctgcttattaaggtccgtccagaattaccgtggcccacccaaaaatgaaaacctggcgccgcgcctgttataaacctctgcaaattgttgttcttcactttatcaaactcagactttgtacagctaatgtcaagatgtaaaattatgaattcagtcgagctcttccgtccctccctctcctgctctcctggaaacccgacatcggctgtcagaagcgggaggtgaagaaggagatgaggcaaacagagtgagtgcgacgtaaagaaaccagactggtgtggaggtgagcaaaacagctggaaaagtgtgggtgttgcatccccccatgagatctgagctggtaaaacaaaaatcctcatcagcaggcttttttgaaagtgggggggacacagctgcccatcacaaattttgccggggacatgtccccggctaaaatgacgcctatgaactgcagtgcagagtttttacctgacaacggcataaGTTTTaggaacattttattttaattgtggcaaggtggataaacgagggcccgaacgggattcgatctccagactcctgggtgagagtcatacgcactaaccagtcagccaaaggaacatccccttggccgtgtagccagggcgcatcatcgggacactgtgacaggacgctcacactgtcacaattaaaatgcactgaagtgcaaaGCTATTGACGATATGtgcctgcagcacgattagacacgcatttatataatttatcagaaaataagttgatttgggggtgacttgctctttaacttggcATAGTTTTTTGTTGAGCAGCATGCAAAGAGGGTAGTACTGCTTCACAGagtaggttgcaggttcaaatcctagCTTTGCATACTCCATGCATGTGAGAGTTTACTACAGGTACTCTGGTTTATTTCCAACTAGAATCATGCATGCTAGATTTTAATCGATTTATCCCCAGATATGTAAACTGACTGGAGTAATAAACCCAGATACAAGTCCAAACCAGATCTTGTAAGCCCTGGTCAGAGTTCACTTTTGTATGGATTTGGTTTTTGTAAatctaaatacattttattctttttttttttaaattaactgCCTCAACAGGTTTTTGGGATTTTGTAAAAACCTTTTCAGGGAACTTTTAATAAGAGTCCAGACACGTCACACATACCAGAATGACACCATCTGAGGGAACAGCAGCATTTTTAGTCCAGCTGTTCCCAAAATGATGTTTCACTTTGATCACCTGTGGACTGcagcacacaaacacaccttGAACTAAATGGTCTATTTACTGTTGATTACTTAAAAGTTATAATTGCACCTTTCAAGGATCTAGTCTTTAGAAAGCCAGTTGAAATGCTGCAAGCGTAGATCCGCTTCGTGCCCTTCCATCACACTACCCCCTTACACCCAGTGGTCTTCATCCACCCAACCTTTAAACAGGTTTTACTGCAGGACCTTTTAATGGATCACCTTCTGCAGTTCGTGTCACATTCAGCATCATTCAAGATGAAAAACCTTTTCAAACCAAATTActtaaaaacaatttattaatgcAATCAATTTACAGCTTATTGTTGCAAttcagtttaaaaataaaaataaaacctccAGCTAAGAGTTaacactccagttgggtttgaccCGCTTTCAGACAAgtcaaagttaaaaaaaaaattatttacatcaataaatgaattaaaaataGTGGCACATAGTCCCAAGTTACTTCTCATCAGCACCAAGGTCAGAGTGCCCTGCTGTCCCAAGGGTCCTTGACCTTCCTGCTctcctgcagctgctgcagaTTGAGGGCCAGAGGAAGCAGCAGGTCACTCAGATGATGGCTGGAAAAGGTAAAGGCATTGTGGACCATCATATCTGGGGATGAGGTGGCAAGAGGCGGAGTTGAGGGAGGAGATGAGGAGGTTGACGTATTTGATGATGTGCTGGAAGGTAAACCCAAGCGGTCTGGGAACACCCCAATTTGCTTATGGCTCCAGGGTTTAGTTTTACTGGAGAGGCGATGCTGAAAGTGACAACATGTCCCATAAAGACAGAAACCAAAAGTAGTGAAGGTGGGACACAGTTCTCCTTGGGGCTTCCACTCCTTGGACTGCGGCAGAATCGGAGTAGTGGCAGACTCTTCCTCACCCAGACCACTGTCCAAATCTCCATCAATGTGCAGGAAATGGCAGCGTGTGCCATAGGGACAGACACCAAGGGATTGGAACGTGCGACAGGGGATGCTCCTGCGGCGCTCTTTGACATGACGTAGCTCTGAAGGGCTGTGGACAAACAGGCAGCGGCTGCCATAGTGGCAGAAGCCAGTAGTGTGGTAGTTACGACACAACTCCGTCTTGTACCTTGGGTGACGGAAGGGAATGTGGAGTTCTCGGAGGCCATGAGCAAACTGGCAGCGTTCAGCATACTTGCAGGAGCCAGTGGCAGCATATCTGGTGCAGAGCTCTGTTTTGTAGCGGGTAGAGAAGACCCAGGGGTCAAGGGGAGGAGCTGGGTTCTCCACAAGAGGGAGAAGGGCCTCAGTCAGGGAAAGTCCACTTTCACTGTTGTCCTCCAAATCCTCGCTGCACAACaggttgtccaccagctcctcatcCTGACAGGATGGAAGGAAAAAGTCATCATTCCCAATCTGGAAAataggtggtggtggggtgggggtggtatATCCCTTCTAACCTATGGCTCAGAGGCACAGATAAGACCAGAGACTGGTGATCCTGATCCTCTTTGAGACCAGAATCCTATTTAGGATCTAGACAAAATAAACTATCCAGGGATCAGGTTCTTTATAGCTTTCCAGGTTTATGAGTCATTTTGTTTGTACTCAAGGCCGACATCACCGCTCCCCTACAGGCTGCGGTTACCCCTCCCACACGTAGACGTTTAACCTAAAGTACTAGATTAACAGAAATGTAAATAACGCAACTACTGCATCAAGTCATTCTAAAAGGTGCTCCCTGAATAACCGCTCTAGCTTGACAGATTTGTGTTTATAAATAACGTTCTGATCAGAAACCACAAGAGTCGAATCTACACTAACTTACTAAGTGGATTTGTTAGAAGACTCCAGAACTACCGTAAATACTGAACAAGAACTACCGTAAATACTGAACAAAAACTACCGTAAATACTGAACAAAAACTACCGTAAATACTGAACAAGAACTACCGTAAATACTGAACAAGAACTACCGTAAATACTGAACAAGAACTACCGTAAATACTGAACAAGAACTACCGTAAATACTGAACAAGAACTACCGTAAATACTGAACAAGAACTACCGTAAATACTGAACAAGAACTACCGTAAATACTGAACAAGAACTACCGTAAATACTGAACAAGAACTACCGTAAATACTGAACAAGAACTACCGTAAATACTGAACAAGAACTACCGTAAATACTGAACAAGAACTACCGTAAATACTGAACAAGAACTACCGTAAATACTGAACAAGAACTACCGTAAATACTGAACAAGAACTACCGTAAATACTGAACAAGAACTACCGTAAATACTGAACGGTTGAGAGGGAACGAGGTCATTAGGCTAAAGAAAAACAAACGACACCCAAAACAATTAAATCCCTTTGTTCTAGAAAAAAACTCATTTTAAGGTAAAATTCAGTCCGACTTCACGAGGCTGGCTGCTCTTACCTCCAACATGACGGTGAACCGAGCGGAACTTCCGTTTGGCGTTTACAGGACGTTAACGACGGTTCCTCCGGTTGCCAGACAGAAGAAAACAGCGTGTTGGCCATTTTAAACCTGCGGCTGTCTTCTTCAGGAATTAACATCAGGTGTGTTCAAGCTAAAGCGACCAGTCACGTCTACGCTCGCGCACATTAACGGGCCAATCAGGTTAGCAGCTTAGAGACGCGCCTTGATGAGAGTGAAACATCCGGGTATTTCTCCTTGAAACACATCTCTGTAAACAGCGCAGAGTTCATTTGAAGGCTGAACCTCTGTGGCTCCTTTTCTTATGGCGTGTTTCTAAAGAGAAGGCACGTCTAAAACGCTATTTTGTCACCATTGATGAAGTTTACCTAATAGTCCACACATACACAGAAGATCTATATAATCaacctgattattattattttacatcaatcaatcaatcaatcaaagatactttattaatcccagagggaaattagagtttcagtaaacacaattcagagatcagacatacattggcaagaccatggacgtaatttttttacatccccccccccccccccccactttttccaaagtcaagttttgacccctgcactttttaccatcccaaaacaatattacgctatattaaattgacactggttgagctctaggaccaagcagaaaacaaccgtttgtgttgaagcctgtttcccattagagcatactgtaaagatccccccccccacacacacacacatacacacttctagagtgaaaattacatccatgggcaagacacatgacaagaattggtgactgtggtcctttgcaaccctgagtcgcgctaccttaatagagataagggggttacatgaggattggttcaggtggagggaaaaaagaggcacttcagagctaccctccaccaggagggcagctttgctctgcaaaaaaaaaaaaaaaaaa
This sequence is a window from Nothobranchius furzeri strain GRZ-AD chromosome 3, NfurGRZ-RIMD1, whole genome shotgun sequence. Protein-coding genes within it:
- the cth1 gene encoding cysteine three histidine 1; the protein is MLEDEELVDNLLCSEDLEDNSESGLSLTEALLPLVENPAPPLDPWVFSTRYKTELCTRYAATGSCKYAERCQFAHGLRELHIPFRHPRYKTELCRNYHTTGFCHYGSRCLFVHSPSELRHVKERRRSIPCRTFQSLGVCPYGTRCHFLHIDGDLDSGLGEEESATTPILPQSKEWKPQGELCPTFTTFGFCLYGTCCHFQHRLSSKTKPWSHKQIGVFPDRLGLPSSTSSNTSTSSSPPSTPPLATSSPDMMVHNAFTFSSHHLSDLLLPLALNLQQLQESRKVKDPWDSRAL